The Argiope bruennichi chromosome 9, qqArgBrue1.1, whole genome shotgun sequence nucleotide sequence AgcttttaagttaataaaatcataaaatattatagcgtttaattaaatatagagctttttttaaaaaataaatataaaaagttattttaataattttagtgtCATGATGAAAAatgacaataaagaaaaatttgtatttcttttctctgttttcctttaaaacatcaaaaaaataaaataaaagtctgaaaataataaaaactttataagaaCGTATATAACAATCATATAACGCAAttcaaaaaaaagagagaaaaagaaaaactgtgaATTTCTATACCGACTTCCGCCTTTGGGcggtattgattttttttccatcaaatcaaaatttactgcatttgacatttttcaaagcaattaaataattttaaactaactaTAAATCAAAGTAAATCGTTTTAACACAAGAACAAAATGTAAAGAGACTTATGTTTCTAAATATGatgtctttataatttaaaattaataatgaaaatcgaGAAGTCATCATGTAGGTGCGAATTTTAAATAGCCTACCTAACAATGATTACATCTGCAAccaattgaatcaaaatttattttctgattcaaaggataaataatcataataattgcCGGTATCTGATTCAAACTTTCGGTATTTCCCAAGTCATCAGTGCACAGCAGACAAAATGAAAAGTAGCGAAAAAGGAAGAAATGTGTACGAGTTGAGTTTAGTGAGTCAATAACTGCTACATCATGATATATTTGAAGGCCAGATCTctgctaatttttaaatgatttctgaaattaaagatatttagtgatgctttaaataatacaataagaaaactatacataattaattttaaacaattcattaatattaaatgcataggctgattttttttttcttttgatacagAAGCGCAAGATTTCTGATGTCACCTGATAAAAATCCACCAATGACATAATACAACTGCATATTCTTCGCGGGAGAGTGTTGTGTGCTTTATATTATTTACCTCCACCggtgaaattataaattttcgtaTGTTTAGTTCTAAGATGTTGTTATCAAGTAATGTGGTGTTAAGTAAATATCTTAGAcgtaagtttatttaattttcttttagtatgctTATAAGGTTCTCACaacaaattaatgtaataattcatttattatatatttaactgcGCAAATGCTAAACGAATAATTTTGTGTTATCCTTTCTCTGTgatataaagatttcttttaagtatattattatttttgagaattaaaacttggcaaaattattcaatttccaattttttttgttagaatttatttatttgtatttgtaaagCACTCGTGTTATGAATGTGAAACGATTTTCAATATTGAAAGTTGAAATTTGAAACGGTCTTGAAAATtgctaaaacttttttataaaagattttcaacttaattaacctattaaaaaaattaattttatttcattaatcactaagcagtaaaatttttttatataaaaaaatcaactcattgaaaattttaaaagaattttaagcttGAAAATCAAATGCCTTAATCTGtataattttatcacaaaacttgatatatatatataatattgatgaGTTTGACTTGTAGTTATTGCTTCTAATGAGGATTTATCTAGAATAAGTGGGATtattatccataaaaatattgaagatatgatctgtaaaaataatttgtttgttagttttcttatttaataatttgcatttttattattatattattttttatgcctaATTTTGTAAAGAATGCTATTTTCCCACGTTGCATCCATTTCTGTATTTGTTATTAGCATAAtctgaagcatttaaaaatatttggactgaaaatgctaaattttttatgtcaattataaacattatCTTAACGTTagctaaatatttttgagatgatTTTTGAAGTTTGCAGTGTATTCCATAAATGTATTGTCTGACatgttaatacttttaattaatttaaagtgagTAGTTCAAATAGGATATGTTAGACTGATAGTTTTCAGAAGCATAAATGtgttattccaaaattatttatcatttgtcTGTTGATTGAAATATACtgttttataaaaggaaaattttatttatatttaattataaaaaatattctgatgcatcttttttcttctttagtatGAATAATCAAGCTACTCCTAGAAATGTCCATCATTGGTTTGAAGATACAATGACTTGGTTTTCTAGTTCTGCTATGGATCTACAAACTTTTGTAATATGTGGTGGTGTCTTTGTATTCTCTGCACTGGTtgtgtatttaatttcagtttttggtATGCGAGAGCGTACGTATGAAGAGGCTATGGAAGAACAAAGGCGCCGAAATCAAGAAGCTGTTCATCATACTAAATCTGATAAAAACAAGAaggagaagaaatttaaaaaatgggggaaaagaaaagaaaaggtagATGAAGATAAGAATCATAGTTGTGATGGTGAAAATAAAGCAATCTCTGAAGATATTGATTCTAAAGGTGAAGCAGATGTAAATTCTTCTTCTAGTCAGACTGTTGAATCCAAGGGATCATCTGTAAAAAAGAGAGTTCGTCAACGCAAGGCAATTGTTTTGGAAAAAgaaggtaaaatttaattattaaattaatgtaaaagatattttgtaataCGGTATATTTTATGtctgagtaaaatatttaaaaagtccttataatcattttaacattaaaattcaattttttttatgtgttttaaattCTCTGAAATCATgctaattatttgttttcttgaaaataaatacataaaggtttatttgtttctttgtaGAAGTATAAAACcttttacttttgcttttttttttttttttttagtttggttaagtttatgttttatttcatatttttttaagatcatctgaaataaaatgataattatcgTTTTTATTACTATGCTAGTGAGAGAAAAGggaaatatcaaaaagaattttctgtgttctgatattttcaagttatttaaattttaaagaattaattataataatgtttatataagtGATGATTTTTGAATTCCTGCATATTTATACTTAGGTTGGCATAATTTTGCATTCATCTACTATTATAACTCAATATTacaatttggtattttttaacattttgttctaaaactttatattttttggatGTCAGTTTacctttgcatttttaattaataaaattttggaagtcAAACTTGatgttaaagtattttataatgtaatttaaaattatttgattaaactcTTTACAAAGAtatatcatctttaaaaattaatttcattagcaCTTGAAATCAGCCATATTTGTTTCTCTCTTTTCTTACTCTATTTCTGATATGGTTCCTTCTATATTAAAATTGCTGCATCTTAAACTGTTGGTCATGATCAGAAATGAGttgtatagaaaaatattagattgcataaatatccattttaaattctaagtaaataaaaagaataatcttagcttaaaatttttcaaataatgttttcaatgtaattttctctttgtcattatttattaatactttatttgattttgaaattctgtcaaatttttctCATAGAAATGGTTATTCTTTAAAAGGTATCATGAAtggaaaatgctaaaaaaaatgttttataaagctAATATCCGAATTTAATGAACAAAGCTATAATGATAGataatgaaacttatttttatcagaatgtaAAAGATTACTAAATGTCACTgcataatttcaatgaaatttattgactcttctgttttattttagaaGATGCGTCTCAGCCTATTTCTTCATCAGATGATACCGATGATTTGCCTTCACTTTGCAGCTCACCAGTTACTAAGCAGCCCATGGAAGAGCATCTAAAAACTACCACATCAGATAAGAGCATTGATGTCAAGGAGGACTTCAAAAATGATAACTTAGAAATGGGCAttgaacttcaaaataattttaaagaaaaagttgagATTTCAGAATCCGTGAAACCTTCTCGAAAATCGCCAACAAAAAAGACTAAGAAAGTTAAATCTGAACACTTAGAATTTGgtaatttatttatgatgatcaattgaaatttgtatgataaattgaaatgtcaatttttttattatttagaatttgtttttcaattaattgatgtTAATATTCAACTATGAAGTATTCTAGCATTATTCTAACCCATCTCCTCATTCCATTTCTCATTGCATAAGACAtaagtataataaaaacaatatctaaatatctaatgaattattttttttaaagcttactaTCTAAAGAAGAATTTTGTGCTGAAAATAGGGCCCTTCTTTTgcaaaaatgattcatttcatatctttttagCAAAAAAGTCGATAACTTATCATACTATATTATCTGTCTCAGTTTTCTAgctatcaaatttatataaacgTTATTGAAGTATGGCATAATAGttctttattctaatttagaaTCATAACTATGATCTTTAGAAACTTAGATTACAACATTTAGTTaccataaaaaattttctctgctgggttttttttttttttttatcagcaaaaataataaattcgcttattattatttttcttgtatcaATAGTTTTCTTTTCCCCTTGAATTCTCTTTCTTATCTTCTGTTTTGCAAAatctattcataaatttaaattttagctacTGAATTTCGAGAAGGAAATGAAAGTCGGATATTGACCATGATAAAGACCACTTCCCTCTCTGAGGATGAAATCCAAGCTATATTGGATGCATTAGGAGCAAAGCAGAAGTTCAATGAGAAGAAggtatttgtaattatttctgcTAATTATAAAGAATGTATGTTTTGTTTATGTGTGCTGTTTCTACAAATCAGACAATGTGacttacagctatcaaattttttacataaaaactttGGAAGATGAAAACTtgaacttcaaaacatttttaaaatcttaattaattaaaatttagataaaattttgtcattttttcccattttaaattttaaaaacattacagtgtaaaaataatttttgtatcatcttaaaattcatatttttttccccatttaagTCGAATTTTTGTACTctaattttttcctatttgtaATCAATTTCCAAAAActgttttaagattattttacagCATTTGTCATTGTCGAAGTAGAACCATTTTTATGGTAactattattgttgtttttttctattgttgatcATGAAAATAGGAAGTCAAGGCTTATTTTGTCATAGTATAAATgtctattttaatatgcattttgaaatttgttgctccttaattgtaaattaaggagcaataaagatttttttttttttagtgcatCTATTTTTAAACTCTGCTATGCTGTAATGTATTATATTGGATGTATAAATATATGTTCtcctttttattccttaaaaattgctttataatttctttgcattaaattttttttaaaatttatttatttatttttgaaattggagaatttttattgcataattctCCAAGTTATTACCCAAACTAGGTAACATATTCTGTAGTACACATAAAActttaattctgaattattctattatctgcctttatattttaaataaaaatctactgttcattcaaagaaatttatatatttatgtaatctCAAACATTTCTATGTTTCTGattgaagtttgaatttttagTGAGATGAAATTAGGGAGATACATGATGAGAAAATTAGGGAGATACAATGAACAGAATCgtgtaaactttaaaaataatatgtattaaatgtcttttaaatttagaaatacattGCAGCGGAGACCATTAAGAGCAAGCtgcatagaatatttaatttgagcAATCATCAACCTTGGTAAACCGGTTGATTGTTAAAGTGACTCTAATGAATGATATAGAGATGTTATTATAATGTGAAAATTAGGACAATAGTTGAaccaaatagttatatttttaatagctcaATGATTACATGGAACTTGACTCTTTTGGGATGGATTATGTACATAATAAACAAAGCAAATTTGTGACAATTACAgtaatacagtttttaatttcaataacattttattgtttaataaatatttcattcatggaATCATGAATAGAAATTTATGTATAAGAGGTTTAATTGAGAGTTAACACAAGCAATATTTCCAACAAACTAACTGATCGCCAAAGACAGATAGTGTTTAAATAATTCAAACCGCTCATTAATTTGCAATACTTTAAATACTGATTTCATTATTGGGTTTATTTTATTGCTTACCATCTTAGTGTTGTTTGTAATAGATTATGTACAGTAACTCATAAGTAAATATGGAATGTGTTTTCAACTGATCAGTGCAGTAAACTGTAACAAATAATACTAGGGAAGGTCTTTTATTTCTGActgaattacaaaatgaaatttcttacaaattcattgaaatttaattaattacatctCCTGCTTTCCTGAaactgcttttttaaataatcttggtaattaaattaatgtcattttaatgcattgtattaatattttaaagaagattttgcttttaaaaatctgCTTTAGCACGTTGACtgctaaagaaatttttagatatcaAATCAATTTTCTGATATCAAAgccattttcaattatattatcaaTCTTATcccatttctataaatatagctAGTAAAGTTTCAAGATAACTCATAGTTGGCATCCTGAACAAAACTGCTAGCTCAGATTTATACTGTAGGAGGCAATCAATATATTAACCAAGTGTTCTGattaatgtacaaaaatatttttaattcagaaaacaCTGCAGTATAGTTATTGAAAGAAAGTTTAATTATTGTTCAATGTTGGCAAAAGAAATATATCTTGTTTgggtaatttcttttttgataatcataatttaatcagaaatttttaattatagtgaaGTTTCAATGCTGTCCAACAAGTTGTCTGATCATAGGTTCACAATAGTCTGAAatctgttcattttttaaaaatatattcttcaattaataaattcctatcatttataagattaaattggttaataaatacattttgtaatgtattttctgcttttttagatttaaatgtttcatttttattcaaaaaatgattgtacattaaaaaaatttttttttgctatagttatgtggcaaattttgaaaaaaaaattatgcatttcatttAGAGAGGAAGTAAGCTCTTTTTAAGACTTTTTGTGTACTGTATCAGCTTATAAGTTGCATATTATATTACTTATAACAACCATAGATGCTGTTGCaacaataagttttaaaacaacCTTGGacattataataacaaattttaaattgttacaatATTTATCCAGGGATACACAATATCGCTATCGTATCAAAAtgtgacatgaaaaaaaaaagactacaaaacatacaaaattttaatgtaacaacTGAAGCCACTAATAACTAATTGCATTTAGTGACTGCATTGAATAATTTGAGACAAATTGTATCCTATACAATTGTCGATCATGCCAAAAAAATATGGCTAATTTTGGGAGGGTATGTACTATGGAGATGACTGATTATTCTACAAGTTATAATTTAGACATGAAAGCTTATTATAGTAACcctctttattaattatttgatttaaatatattttctttatgataaTCTATTTATCTTTAAGGATTCTaagggaaatttttaattgacattatatgtataaataaaaaaaggacttTCTTTCCACAATTTTCAATATATCTTCATAATATAAACAATAGAAACTAATTTAGTATCTGCAGTTAAGcctaaatttatgcaaaattattgtTCCATTTTAGATtagtatatcattaaaaaacaatttaaacataTATGCAGTCATTAATACATTAAACGTATTTAACTAAGTACTAAATCATGTGTTGCGTtggaaaattcagtatttttaaaattgggaaagGAAAAATGTAGTACTAAGCTAGAAAAGATAgctttgtatatataaaatatgatttgaatttaaataatttgttgaaaaattaaacaaatttaaaattactacaaATAATTTCTTGGGCCATTACAAAATAAACTCAGAATTATGAAGATACTATGCTTGGAGTTCATCTTCCTGATGCTCAGTGAAGGAAAATTGCAATTCATGATTAATCATCATTTAACAATTGATATAGAGGAGCCTTGACTAAAGAATTATAATCCGTCCTCTTCCAGAGTTGAAATAAAGTAGCATTACtgtataaatataatgtaatttatattttggagtgaaaaaaaaatctttcagttgATTCAAAAAGTGTGgaattttttgcatttagaaaGGAATTGGGAATGGGAGGGATAAGAAGGGGAAACTATGTAATATAAAGTCCatgcttttaactttttttaaaatttatttactcaaGACAATGCATTTATTCACTTCAGTTTCAAGTCAGTCATTTGAAACTAAACTTGGTCTATTGAGGAATTTGTGTAGATTTTTCAATGCAACATGTTGCAAATCGTTTAATGTTGTGAAACTGATTTCAAGAgttagtggggggggggggtagattatattataatttattgaaatatatgttgcccgtaatattttatctaatatatatttttttttatttatataaaaatttaattttagtagaagtaataaaattttttgaataattttcttggatatttttaattaaaatgttttatgcatttttataatttttatttaatataattcttttttttttttgcattttatttattataataagtctgtttttaaactttgcattcactcttttatttagaaaagtgaaatatcagcattaaaaaaagtaattcaagaaAAAGAAGATGCCTTAAGAAATGAGCAAAAGTTGTTACAATCTGCAAATGAACGCATCAATGAGTTGATTCAAGAATTAAGTGATGAAAAATCGCAAGCTTCTGCCACTGAAAAATCGCTGAGGGATGCCCTGAACCAGGAGCAACAAGAGATCAAAGCATTGCATGGCATGATGCAACGTAAGCGAGAACAATATGGATCTGAAATTTCATCTCTTCAATCTAAGATGCagcagatgaaaaataaaatgaaagaagaacATTCTATAGCACTTCAAAGATTACAAGATGAAAACAATCAGCTTCAGTCCTTGAACAGGATGGAATCAGAAAAACAGCAGAGAGGCACAATGGAAATATCTCGCCTTCAGCATGAAGTGGATCAGCTTCGATCATCTCGGGATAAATTTGAATCTCACCAAGCTGCTGTGCAGGAAGATCTTCGTAGACAGATCCAGCAATTAGAAAAGCATATTGAGCAACTTATAAGTTCACATCAAGAAGAAGAATACAGCTATAAGCAGAGAATTAATGAAATGAGCAATAAAATTCAGCAAACAGAAAATGCACGCTCTTCATTGGTTCAGGAGTTGCAAAATGCACAGTCAGTATGCAGTACTCTGGAAGCTGATAATTCAACTCTAAGGCAGCGATTGGATGAAGCTAAACATCAGTTAAAGAATTCTGAACAGGAATTACTGCAGCTGCAGAGTAGATTGGAGGtattgtaatgttttaaaatatatattgcagtATAAGTTCTTGTATAAACCaagaaatgttaaaactttttctgAAGTCTGCTTACATATGAATCTGGCAATCATGCAAAAGAATGTAGAAGCTTCCCTTTTACATTTAAAaggcataaataataaatacaaatgtaacttttttattatttctgtaactcttaagttgaagaaaaatattcagttaaaataagtttttcattttgtaCAAATGCAGAATTCATTGTcaatttgtgtatgtgtgtgtgtgtgaaaatggTTTTTATTGCTAGTTTGTTGCATTCTTGGCAAAATGATTCTTGAACTTGCTTTTGTTTATAGAGATATGACAAATAGCCATGCTATTAGAATATTCATCTGATACACAGTCGCATGTGATTTTGAAATTTGCTACAAAGAATTGCTGTTCTCACtcataatttaagtttttaaaaaatgcatagaaaataaGATTAGTATagatataacaaattatatacgaagcaacaaataatgaaaaaatgtaataactttaTATAGAGTTACCCGAGTTAAATTCTCAACATTGACATTTTGCAATACAACTTGATTGGAAAATATTCACCCAATTTATCTGCTTGACAATATTTTTACCCTCATGTCTACATATTTGAATGTAAAGacgttttcttgatttttatttcaatttatacacaggtttttaattttctgttcattttggATGAAAAGATGCCCTCTTGGTTTATACatgaatcaatttcaaaatgtataattattatttaaaaacttttgttctgaaaagttaaatgaaattttttttaaatattattttggagtaCTCCTAAAAATTGTGAgaatggttatttttaaaaacaaatgaaatggtatcttttagatgaaattatataaataactataaaaaaaagcttttactataaaaagtttatctttttagtttgtttttaaaaaatttatttggggAAACAATTTTACTCAAAGTATAAGTTATTCAGAAAttcatgaatacatttttaaaaaaattttaatgtttaactttgtttttgcaataatacctatatattaaatttatgatttaatcatatttaaagatGTATATCTGTATTAGAGATAATCtaaaactgttttatatatatatatgtaatattatttgtaaaattgaagcatgatgcagtttgaagacaatgaagatacttttaacatttttaatatccattgcgaaagcataattatttacaagcagaaacgcggataagacgtccgccacagagcAGTACAAtaagccgaagtggggaaaaagggccgaaaatccctcgccttatataaccttagattttgatagggaaaatatttctccacagtgctaatatattattaagattctcatagggatttctgacgTCTGTCAATCacgtgtaagggaaacacagggatcttttaagaaagaatgtgcttactggacattttttacctcttcacgccgagcgtgtgaaaatatcggcgtttagctgactaagcaattttataaagcttctcttgaattaattaagcagagaaagtggaattgtatcacgaaataagagaatatttttagaatgaagttactatgagctaaattaagataaaatcttagaaattaattaaattgaaattaagagtttaaaatatcattatatatatatatatatatatatatatatatatatatatatatatatatatatatatatatatatatatatatatataaatatttaaaatttgtcttgatCATTAAAGGATTTTTCATCTATGTTTTTGTATGATGAAAGTcagtttataatttcatttagtaacaaaaaaagaatgtctgcaatattaaaaaaaattagaaaaattgaatttactcCCCTTGCCTGTTCTgcaattaaaaacttctgatattaaaatgataattattatgaataacactgatgtttttgattttttatactgaactttcaaaatgtaattagaattgcctttttgtattaatataagtTGTATATTCCAGTTTGTATGATTCCTTTTTTTCATACATGATGATAATTGAACAATTAAAACTAGGTTATTGATAGAACCAGTTatcatttattaaagttatttttgcaattttccaGGAATCAAACAGACAACAAAGAGATTTAGCCAATTGCCTTGAGAAAATGAGAGATGAAGTCATGGATTTGTCCAATTTTAAACGAGAGCAGCTACAAATTATCCAGACACTTAAACAAGAAAATGAAGTTCTAGTCTCTCAAGTTAACCAGAAATTGCCAGAAAGTTCTGAGCATCAACAGCAAAATGGTGATTTTAATGATAAGGTTGGTATACTTTTTTACTTTGAGTTAAAATTGCATCCTTGAATGATTGcagtatcataaaattttttagatgaaaatttaaaataaattgctgataaaacattttttaaaattatgtgaatttgtgtgataatatttatCTATTCAATCCTATCTGCAGATTAATAGTACAGCTACGACTGTAcaaatgattacaaattttatattattgtatatttgtaatgcactttatttttattagagtttATTCTGCATGGTTTTGCATCTTTATCATAttgtattttaatcttaaatcatTATCATAGAGTAAACAGTTTTCTGCTAAATAATGCATCTGTacttgcaaaaaaatttcattattactttaaaatgaaaaattaaattctctgataattaataaatagtaatgGTAGATAAGAcagttttcaagaaaaattgtgatttatcgataattttatcttaatcaacTTTAAcaatttccatttataaacttGTAATGGAGCAAAGATTTTGTGTGATGTTTTACTGTACTACTTAcgccttaaaattatttttttaaagtaattataaaagaacattttctcTTGAAGCTTTATGTATAATTTCAGTATTAGCTTTCCTTAtacaaattctataattatttatataactaattCTATATCTTCACTTCTAGTTTTGAGTATCTATTCTTATGAAAcatttctatcattttaattatGGATTATTTGAAATCTGCTATGATCAGAGTTggttcttaattttaaaacataatttcaaaccTAAATTGATATCATTGCTTTATGAAACATCTAATGTAAACTGTTACTATAATTCCCAGAATCtttgaaatcatttcaaatttttgcttttctgTACTCAAACACCCTAGAAGACTGCTTGAATTTTTCACtaagtctttaaaaattacttagaaaTAAGCAAAATGTACATCtattaattttggaagaaaagaaaagaaaaaaaagggatttgCTTTTGCCATAAGAgtgcaaatatatttaagaattgagCACCCAATAATAGTTTGCATGAAATTTGCAGCTAATAGTTGTCATCCAATGTTCTGCAATAAAGCTGTTTCCTTAAACCCAATTTGAATTATTAGATATTGGCTTATTCATTGCAATATAGATGTAATAGGCGTCCTTAAATCTCTTCACTTAAACATTTAGAAGCAGTGTGAGGGAAAATAATGCTGCATTTGAgtattaatctgaaaatatatgatttatcatttgcttttttttaatcaaaaatatgtaaGTTTATGGTTCCTGGAATTTTCTGAATAGGTCATTGGTGGCCTTTGAAaatccttcttcttcttctttttttttttttttttttttccccctttcattGAGATGACGACCTGATTATATTctcaatataaaatgttttataattataaaatgcaactGCAATAAGTTGTAAAATTCTAGTAAATGCTAAAagtcttattttttcaataaatcatttaGTAACTGTACATATTTGTAGTATCATCTTGTTAAATCTTCTGTTatgttacaattttaataatcaatagatttgattgaaatttagttGTTGTGTTTAATTCTTTCTTTGTGCATTCTGTTTAAAAAGAAGCATTgtagaaaaacaaatttctaaataatttttgatagcaTTATGTATTAATCTTACGAATTAA carries:
- the LOC129984678 gene encoding kinectin-like isoform X1, whose product is MNNQATPRNVHHWFEDTMTWFSSSAMDLQTFVICGGVFVFSALVVYLISVFGMRERTYEEAMEEQRRRNQEAVHHTKSDKNKKEKKFKKWGKRKEKVDEDKNHSCDGENKAISEDIDSKGEADVNSSSSQTVESKGSSVKKRVRQRKAIVLEKEEDASQPISSSDDTDDLPSLCSSPVTKQPMEEHLKTTTSDKSIDVKEDFKNDNLEMGIELQNNFKEKVEISESVKPSRKSPTKKTKKVKSEHLEFATEFREGNESRILTMIKTTSLSEDEIQAILDALGAKQKFNEKKKSEISALKKVIQEKEDALRNEQKLLQSANERINELIQELSDEKSQASATEKSLRDALNQEQQEIKALHGMMQRKREQYGSEISSLQSKMQQMKNKMKEEHSIALQRLQDENNQLQSLNRMESEKQQRGTMEISRLQHEVDQLRSSRDKFESHQAAVQEDLRRQIQQLEKHIEQLISSHQEEEYSYKQRINEMSNKIQQTENARSSLVQELQNAQSVCSTLEADNSTLRQRLDEAKHQLKNSEQELLQLQSRLEESNRQQRDLANCLEKMRDEVMDLSNFKREQLQIIQTLKQENEVLVSQVNQKLPESSEHQQQNGDFNDKSKLIEIEEHEAIIQEKENMLHRLLQELEHCKCEIVSLSNELENQRKMNKELNNKNKELVEQLKQSEAKFEEIVKKCDIKVQEAQIKMDKDFQNRLNKQIKEVEQALRQSFEKELENIQKDAENIKKDADERLMKSESEANIRLEEFQESLYDRLNQINSEAEKKVNDAIKEKERMENELQNLHSSIKIFLQRIFPNLNVPESMENKVMLTKYETEIRCFIEELKGDKSHDSKDVENLMKKLDVAAQEKVNLESQIRIYESVLAETESILKNLQNNIENEEKRWKLELHCKDETLKEVLSENEELKSENKNLRTNLEQLQGLREALYEIEELRVKLQKEESEKKMLLEKIGNLQDSTNTSSIPLPENNILQFPQSNILPTKSEKRKKSRKRGASGKK
- the LOC129984678 gene encoding kinectin-like isoform X3, whose product is MNNQATPRNVHHWFEDTMTWFSSSAMDLQTFVICGGVFVFSALVVYLISVFGMRERTYEEAMEEQRRRNQEAVHHTKSDKNKKEKKFKKWGKRKEKVDEDKNHSCDGENKAISEDIDSKGEADVNSSSSQTVESKGSSVKKRVRQRKAIVLEKEEDASQPISSSDDTDDLPSLCSSPVTKQPMEEHLKTTTSDKSIDVKEDFKNDNLEMGIELQNNFKEKVEISESVKPSRKSPTKKTKKVKSEHLEFATEFREGNESRILTMIKTTSLSEDEIQAILDALGAKQKFNEKKKSEISALKKVIQEKEDALRNEQKLLQSANERINELIQELSDEKSQASATEKSLRDALNQEQQEIKALHGMMQRKREQYGSEISSLQSKMQQMKNKMKEEHSIALQRLQDENNQLQSLNRMESEKQQRGTMEISRLQHEVDQLRSSRDKFESHQAAVQEDLRRQIQQLEKHIEQLISSHQEEEYSYKQRINEMSNKIQQTENARSSLVQELQNAQSVCSTLEADNSTLRQRLDEAKHQLKNSEQELLQLQSRLEESNRQQRDLANCLEKMRDEVMDLSNFKREQLQIIQTLKQENEVLVSQVNQKLPESSEHQQQNGDFNDKSKLIEIEEHEAIIQEKENMLHRLLQELEHCKCEIVSLSNELENQRKMNKELNNKNKELVEQLKQSEAKFEEIVKKCDIKVQEAQIKMDKDFQNRLNKQIKEVEQALRQSFEKELENIQKDAENIKKDADERLMKSESEANIRLEEFQESLYDRLNQINSEAEKKVNDAIKEKERMENELQNLHSSIKIFLQRIFPNLNVPESMENKVMLTKYETEIRCFIEELKGDKSHDSKDVENLMKKLDVAAQEKVNLESQIRIYESVLAETESILKNLQNNIENEEKRWKLELHCKDETLKEVLSENEELKSENKNLRTNLEQLQGLREALYEIEELRVKLQKEESEKKMLLEKIGNLQDSTNTSSIPLPENNILQFPQGASGKK